Proteins from one Polynucleobacter wuianus genomic window:
- a CDS encoding helix-turn-helix transcriptional regulator, translated as MSDMERLHRIKYMIQQRKCVPREDFLSELEISPATFKRDLEYLRSRMQASIVYDRFLGGYKFENSSSIERIEMPGLWFSEKEATALVLMQHLLSSLDQGGLIGPHIEPLTAIIDGILGQSDATAKELRKRIKVIGMGSRKNSIENFSEIGAALLKRNRLQITYYSKSKDENTVREISPQRLIYYRENWYLDANCHLRNDLRSFSVDGIQSAVLTNKKAQEVSEKECQEHFAQSYGIFSGKATQRAKLRFTPEHARWVSGEHWHGQQVGNFDKDGYYNLEFDYNQDPELVMDILKHGSGVEVISPASLKNKVKAELKKAIELY; from the coding sequence ATGAGCGATATGGAGCGGCTGCACCGCATTAAGTACATGATTCAGCAGCGTAAATGTGTGCCTCGCGAGGACTTTCTGTCTGAGCTAGAAATCTCCCCTGCCACCTTCAAGCGTGACCTGGAGTATCTGCGTAGCCGAATGCAGGCGTCCATTGTTTACGACCGATTCCTGGGTGGCTACAAGTTTGAGAATTCCTCATCGATCGAGAGGATCGAGATGCCTGGACTCTGGTTCTCCGAGAAGGAGGCTACGGCCTTAGTGCTAATGCAGCACTTACTCTCTTCGCTCGATCAAGGCGGCTTAATTGGACCCCATATTGAACCTCTTACCGCAATTATTGATGGAATTCTGGGTCAGAGTGATGCCACAGCCAAAGAGCTGCGCAAACGCATCAAGGTCATTGGTATGGGTTCGCGCAAGAACTCGATTGAGAACTTCTCTGAAATTGGTGCAGCCTTATTAAAGCGTAATCGCCTTCAGATTACATACTACTCCAAAAGTAAGGATGAGAATACGGTCCGTGAAATCTCCCCGCAACGCTTAATCTATTACCGTGAGAACTGGTACCTCGATGCGAATTGCCATTTGCGCAATGATTTGCGGAGCTTTTCGGTAGATGGTATTCAGAGTGCGGTACTGACCAACAAGAAAGCTCAAGAGGTTTCTGAAAAAGAATGTCAGGAGCACTTTGCGCAGAGCTATGGCATCTTCTCAGGTAAGGCGACACAGAGAGCTAAGCTTCGCTTTACTCCAGAGCATGCAAGGTGGGTATCGGGCGAGCATTGGCATGGCCAACAAGTAGGCAACTTTGATAAAGATGGTTATTACAACCTGGAGTTTGATTACAACCAAGATCCTGAATTAGTCATGGATATCCTGAAACATGGATCTGGCGTTGAGGTGATTAGTCCGGCTAGTTTAAAAAATAAGGTTAAGGCTGAACTTAAGAAGGCAATAGAATTATATTAA
- a CDS encoding STAS-like domain-containing protein — protein MVNIHIKDLVPSASSYADGEVIFKLISEKVAAGEDVVVSFKEIPATPSAFINSAFVRLLEVTSIQNIQQHLKIVDSTKFINDLIKSRLLFASTRH, from the coding sequence ATGGTAAATATACACATTAAAGACCTCGTCCCTTCCGCATCTAGTTATGCCGATGGAGAGGTTATTTTTAAGCTTATTTCTGAAAAAGTAGCTGCGGGAGAAGATGTTGTAGTTTCATTTAAAGAGATCCCCGCAACCCCTTCAGCATTTATAAACTCAGCCTTTGTACGCCTGCTTGAGGTAACTTCAATCCAGAATATTCAGCAACATTTGAAGATCGTGGATTCCACAAAATTTATCAACGATTTAATTAAGAGCAGATTGCTGTTTGCATCTACCAGGCACTAA
- a CDS encoding ATP-binding protein has product MIDFIENLIDGNKNAKGAKIYFDFSALEFIEPEGIVTLSNLIEYFKLQRLNIYFKNHKHGSGALRFLDDAGFFKYYLKQNIFEGSKVRDTTIPLHILPEEKQQSYLLNTLIPWIGERANIGGDPLDLIRVHLEEIFHNIIFHSGVKIGCFFAQHFPRKNQISIAIADFGHGIPENVRTIYPSMSDKDALKQAVEEGFTTQSNVRNRGAGLTMLVKFVAQKNDGVVLIHSGMGYLSATMGPKAPNITSRSIPKGYYPGTMVQVLLRTDTMKMTESSLEKEEFQW; this is encoded by the coding sequence ATGATCGATTTCATCGAAAATTTAATTGACGGCAATAAAAACGCAAAAGGCGCTAAGATCTATTTTGACTTTTCTGCGCTTGAATTTATTGAACCAGAGGGCATAGTAACTCTCTCCAATCTCATAGAGTATTTCAAGCTACAAAGACTGAATATTTACTTTAAAAATCATAAGCATGGTAGTGGAGCCCTAAGGTTTCTTGATGATGCTGGGTTTTTCAAGTACTACCTCAAACAGAATATTTTTGAAGGCAGTAAAGTTAGAGACACTACCATCCCACTTCATATTCTTCCGGAGGAAAAGCAGCAGTCTTATCTTCTCAACACCTTAATTCCATGGATTGGAGAAAGGGCGAATATAGGCGGAGATCCGCTTGATCTAATCAGGGTTCATTTGGAAGAGATTTTTCACAACATCATCTTTCACTCTGGGGTAAAGATAGGATGTTTTTTTGCCCAACACTTTCCAAGAAAAAATCAAATTAGCATTGCCATTGCTGATTTTGGGCATGGGATTCCTGAGAACGTAAGAACTATCTACCCAAGCATGTCCGATAAGGATGCCCTAAAACAGGCCGTTGAGGAGGGGTTTACCACTCAATCAAACGTAAGAAATCGCGGCGCGGGCCTTACAATGCTTGTCAAATTTGTTGCCCAAAAGAATGATGGTGTAGTGCTAATTCACTCTGGAATGGGCTATTTATCTGCAACCATGGGCCCAAAAGCCCCAAATATAACCTCTCGATCCATTCCAAAGGGATATTATCCAGGCACTATGGTGCAGGTTTTATTACGCACTGATACAATGAAAATGACTGAAAGTAGCCTTGAAAAGGAGGAATTCCAATGGTAA
- a CDS encoding methyltransferase: MIEWDEGGQTCTAKWHSENGIAPHKKIQIGDDTLTADIAYRLACEGAAILYRGDFQNARQLLQALVRRVDKPSKKSTRADRVAKEKTKTPLDTFNLHRLSQSQRARILGMLLIQVNADHTISLRRAPDVAQACVEAYGKKSESYVISLRELLGVISAHEWRKKGVPILVRDDEEIRIHPHYGVFSPIRGEYIELVLKAPLPGALKQSSIAFDIGIGTGVLSIVLAMREIKKIIGTDQDDRAITCAKDNIEKLNLGSHIQIQKANLFPEGRAALVVCNPPWLPARPSSSLEHAVYDPDSQMLKGFLNNLKEHLLPEGEGWLILSDLAEHLGLRTREDLLSWIESAGLKVIARLDTKPQHPKAFDKTDALHLARAKETTSLWRLASR, translated from the coding sequence ATGATCGAATGGGATGAGGGCGGGCAAACTTGTACCGCAAAATGGCATTCCGAGAACGGAATTGCGCCGCATAAAAAAATTCAGATTGGTGACGATACCCTAACAGCTGATATCGCTTACCGTTTGGCATGTGAGGGTGCGGCTATTCTTTATCGTGGTGACTTTCAAAACGCTCGCCAATTGCTGCAAGCATTGGTGAGGAGAGTGGATAAGCCTTCTAAGAAATCAACTAGAGCCGATAGAGTTGCAAAAGAGAAAACAAAAACTCCTTTAGACACTTTTAATTTGCATCGTTTATCTCAGTCACAGCGCGCCCGCATTTTAGGGATGCTACTGATCCAAGTAAATGCAGATCACACTATTTCCCTAAGACGCGCTCCAGATGTTGCTCAGGCCTGTGTTGAGGCATATGGGAAAAAAAGTGAATCCTATGTCATCTCGTTACGTGAATTACTTGGTGTCATCAGTGCTCATGAATGGCGTAAGAAGGGTGTGCCCATTTTGGTAAGAGATGACGAAGAGATTCGGATTCATCCTCACTATGGCGTGTTCTCACCTATCCGTGGCGAATATATTGAGCTTGTGCTGAAGGCGCCACTTCCCGGTGCGCTCAAACAAAGTTCTATAGCATTTGATATCGGCATTGGTACGGGTGTCCTATCTATAGTGCTCGCGATGCGAGAAATCAAAAAGATTATTGGAACTGATCAGGATGATCGTGCGATTACTTGTGCAAAAGACAATATTGAGAAACTAAACTTGGGGTCTCACATTCAGATTCAGAAAGCCAATTTATTTCCGGAGGGCAGGGCTGCGCTTGTTGTCTGCAACCCACCTTGGTTGCCGGCAAGACCAAGCTCATCTTTAGAGCATGCTGTCTATGACCCAGATAGTCAGATGCTCAAAGGCTTTCTCAATAATTTAAAAGAACACTTGTTGCCTGAGGGTGAGGGCTGGTTAATTTTGTCGGACTTAGCTGAGCACTTAGGTTTGCGTACTAGAGAGGATTTACTCTCTTGGATTGAGTCTGCAGGACTGAAAGTGATTGCTCGATTAGATACCAAGCCGCAGCATCCAAAAGCTTTTGATAAAACAGATGCGCTGCATCTTGCAAGAGCGAAAGAGACCACGTCGCTTTGGCGCTTGGCTAGCAGATAA
- a CDS encoding pirin family protein, producing the protein MIRNIQTIIPGIATSDGAGVKLRRSLGGQQQVRLDPFLMLDEFSSNDPNDYVAGFPAHPHRGFETVTYMIEGHMLHEDHLGNQGHLKTGGVQWMTAGRGIIHSEMPQQVSGAMRGFQLWINLPAKEKMKPAGYKDIQVEDIPKTSLVNGGTVKVIAGSYEHLGSSIQGPIQGITTAPLFLDVHLPANAEFEHRIPKELNAFVYIYEGDLGIGGPMRAVPRQAAIVLGDGDLLKAKAGTEGAQFILLAALPLQEPVVQYGPFVMNTRAEIEQAIDDYQNNRFVVP; encoded by the coding sequence ATGATTCGCAATATTCAAACCATTATTCCTGGCATTGCGACATCAGATGGTGCGGGTGTCAAGTTGCGCCGCAGTCTAGGTGGTCAGCAGCAGGTGAGGTTAGATCCTTTCCTGATGCTCGATGAGTTTTCATCGAATGATCCAAATGATTATGTTGCAGGATTTCCAGCGCATCCCCATCGTGGCTTTGAGACTGTGACTTATATGATTGAGGGTCACATGTTGCATGAAGATCATTTAGGTAATCAAGGGCATCTGAAGACTGGTGGCGTGCAGTGGATGACGGCAGGGCGCGGAATCATTCATTCGGAAATGCCACAACAGGTTAGCGGTGCAATGCGCGGTTTTCAACTGTGGATTAATTTACCAGCAAAAGAGAAGATGAAGCCCGCTGGCTATAAAGACATTCAGGTTGAAGATATTCCGAAGACGTCTTTAGTTAATGGCGGAACGGTAAAGGTCATTGCTGGCTCCTATGAGCATCTAGGAAGCAGTATTCAAGGCCCCATTCAAGGTATTACTACAGCCCCATTATTTTTGGATGTGCATTTACCTGCTAATGCAGAATTTGAGCATCGCATTCCTAAAGAACTCAATGCATTTGTATACATCTATGAAGGTGACTTAGGGATTGGTGGCCCAATGCGCGCTGTACCTCGGCAGGCTGCGATTGTTCTTGGTGATGGTGATTTGTTAAAGGCAAAAGCAGGCACCGAAGGCGCACAGTTCATCTTACTAGCAGCCTTGCCATTGCAAGAGCCTGTTGTGCAATATGGCCCCTTTGTGATGAATACCCGAGCTGAAATTGAACAGGCAATTGACGATTATCAAAATAATCGTTTTGTGGTCCCCTGA
- a CDS encoding carboxymuconolactone decarboxylase family protein, producing MSERLIPYQPMDLAEPAELVAAIRKRRGGQFINLDRMLLHSVPIAEGWNHFVGEIRNNLSLDPKLRELAMCGVAVLNGAEYEFFHHAPPFKKAGGTEEQVQALRLIGQAGFPRNLFSQVENDAADLTFQMTRNIKVDPELMKRLQKALGSTDTVELVTVIAAYNMVSRFLIALDVNPEDHPPA from the coding sequence ATGTCTGAACGTTTAATTCCTTACCAGCCAATGGATTTGGCTGAGCCAGCTGAGCTGGTGGCTGCAATTCGTAAACGTCGCGGCGGTCAATTTATTAACTTAGATCGGATGTTGTTGCATAGCGTACCGATTGCTGAAGGTTGGAATCACTTTGTTGGTGAAATTCGCAACAATCTTTCTCTTGACCCCAAGCTGCGTGAACTAGCGATGTGCGGCGTTGCCGTGTTAAATGGTGCCGAATATGAATTCTTCCACCATGCGCCACCATTTAAAAAGGCGGGCGGCACTGAGGAACAGGTTCAAGCATTGCGCTTAATTGGGCAAGCCGGTTTTCCAAGGAATTTATTTTCTCAGGTGGAGAATGATGCGGCAGATTTGACTTTCCAAATGACTCGCAATATCAAGGTGGACCCTGAGCTCATGAAGCGTTTACAAAAAGCATTAGGCAGCACAGATACTGTTGAGTTAGTGACTGTAATTGCGGCATACAACATGGTGTCTCGCTTCTTAATTGCCTTGGACGTCAATCCTGAAGATCATCCTCCGGCCTAA
- a CDS encoding tripartite tricarboxylate transporter substrate binding protein has product MLDLAKTAKRALLLALLTLGAGNLALAQTAGAGTWPTQKPIRFIAVFPPGGSVDQVARILAPALQAELKQNVIVENIGGASGVIGTSAMTRSDPDGYTFAVVFDTHGVNPSLKEKLPYDTIKDISPIILVGTSPMVLVASKNSGITSFKQLVDQSKAGKKFSYGSIGIGSLGHLAMARLAKQAGFDWNHIPYRGGGPLMQDVLGGQVELAVGSEFLVKPHIDNKGVIPLVITTAKRSPSLPNVPTISESGFPGFSAPAWWAVLAPGKTPPAIVDAMNKALNKVLKNPAVAEKFKSQGIEIVGGSTETAREFIGKQIGIWGKFVIENNIKETGQ; this is encoded by the coding sequence ATGCTAGATCTAGCAAAAACGGCCAAAAGAGCCCTATTACTGGCCTTATTGACCCTAGGAGCAGGTAACCTTGCGTTAGCGCAAACGGCGGGAGCGGGCACATGGCCTACTCAAAAACCGATTCGATTTATTGCGGTTTTTCCACCTGGCGGATCTGTTGACCAAGTTGCTCGTATTTTGGCGCCCGCTTTGCAGGCTGAGTTAAAGCAAAACGTGATTGTTGAAAATATCGGCGGAGCTTCTGGAGTGATTGGTACTTCTGCGATGACTCGTTCTGATCCAGATGGCTATACCTTTGCGGTGGTCTTTGATACACATGGCGTTAATCCAAGTCTCAAAGAAAAACTCCCTTACGACACTATTAAAGATATTTCACCAATTATTTTGGTGGGCACGTCGCCAATGGTTTTGGTAGCGAGTAAAAATTCAGGAATCACGAGTTTTAAACAACTAGTAGATCAATCCAAGGCGGGTAAGAAATTTAGCTATGGCTCAATTGGTATTGGTAGCCTAGGCCACTTAGCTATGGCGCGCTTAGCCAAGCAAGCAGGATTTGATTGGAACCATATTCCTTATCGTGGCGGTGGTCCTTTAATGCAAGATGTTTTGGGTGGCCAAGTCGAGCTTGCAGTTGGTTCAGAGTTTTTAGTAAAGCCGCATATCGATAACAAGGGCGTGATTCCTTTGGTTATTACTACTGCCAAGAGATCCCCTTCATTGCCTAATGTGCCAACGATTTCTGAGAGCGGTTTCCCAGGATTTAGCGCGCCTGCATGGTGGGCAGTATTGGCTCCAGGCAAGACACCACCTGCGATTGTGGATGCAATGAATAAGGCTTTGAACAAGGTATTGAAAAATCCAGCAGTTGCTGAGAAGTTTAAATCTCAAGGAATTGAAATCGTTGGCGGCTCTACTGAAACTGCCCGTGAGTTTATTGGCAAGCAGATTGGTATCTGGGGTAAGTTTGTTATCGAAAACAACATCAAAGAAACAGGTCAATAG
- a CDS encoding sulfurtransferase, translated as MKSILNIAAYLFVSLDGLPELRAKMLDQCQNRELKGTILLTGEGINMFLAGKADALRGFLDWLQTDPRFALLQAKESWSDEQPFKKMLIKLKNEIIRMNHPAIQPEKGRANFISPKKLQEWLDRGTDDLGRPVVMVDTRNAFEVDYGTFENALHFNIEKFTEFPAAISAHKEELADKTLVSFCTGGIRCEKSGLYMREIGMEHSYQLEGGILKYFEEVGSAHYQGSCFVFDEREALEPNLDSIPVERSIRKKLKTG; from the coding sequence ATGAAGTCGATTTTGAATATTGCCGCCTATCTATTTGTCAGCCTTGATGGCCTGCCAGAGCTGCGCGCCAAAATGCTCGACCAATGCCAGAATCGGGAGCTCAAGGGCACTATTTTGCTCACCGGAGAAGGCATCAATATGTTTCTTGCTGGCAAAGCCGATGCCTTACGTGGATTTTTAGATTGGCTACAGACCGATCCTCGCTTCGCACTTCTTCAAGCTAAAGAGAGTTGGTCAGACGAGCAGCCATTCAAGAAAATGCTCATCAAACTGAAGAATGAAATTATTCGGATGAATCACCCCGCTATTCAGCCAGAAAAGGGGCGTGCAAATTTCATTTCACCAAAAAAATTACAAGAATGGCTGGATCGAGGGACTGATGATCTTGGTCGGCCAGTAGTAATGGTTGACACTCGCAACGCATTTGAAGTGGACTATGGGACTTTTGAAAACGCTCTGCACTTTAACATTGAAAAGTTCACTGAGTTTCCTGCTGCCATCTCAGCACATAAAGAAGAGTTGGCAGATAAAACACTTGTTAGCTTTTGCACAGGCGGGATTCGTTGTGAAAAATCTGGCTTATACATGCGCGAAATCGGTATGGAGCATAGTTATCAACTGGAGGGTGGCATTCTCAAGTACTTTGAAGAGGTTGGCTCTGCCCACTATCAAGGGAGTTGCTTTGTCTTTGATGAGCGTGAAGCTCTTGAGCCAAACCTCGATTCCATCCCCGTTGAGCGGTCTATTCGGAAAAAGCTCAAAACTGGCTAA
- a CDS encoding Bug family tripartite tricarboxylate transporter substrate binding protein, with protein sequence MSNTIYRQKPIFLSFLFALIGLATSLSAHAQTPAYPTKPIKLIAPVAAGGGLDNIARAVAEKLSRSLGQPVIVENMGGGGGAIASQATAKAPADGYTLMVAYVGTHGTNPAVRRLPYDAIKDFTPIGMIGATPNVLIINPELPIKNFKEFVDYAKKNPAKLSYGSAGPGTLTHLGMEQLKLAAGIFMVHVPYRGVGPAYTDLLAGQTQAMLPTLFAALPYIDTNRVRGLAVTGAKRSSAAPNIPTFKELGFSGFDGQQWYGIVGPANLPPAIVSKLNTELNKVLALHDFSEKMTSEAMTLMPMSPNQFSNYIKEDIARWAKVAKDRHIELE encoded by the coding sequence ATGTCTAATACTATTTATCGGCAAAAGCCGATTTTTTTATCTTTTCTGTTTGCCTTAATTGGGCTAGCAACTAGCCTGAGCGCTCATGCTCAAACTCCTGCTTACCCCACTAAGCCGATCAAACTTATTGCACCTGTTGCCGCGGGCGGTGGCTTAGATAATATTGCTCGCGCTGTTGCCGAGAAACTATCCCGCTCACTTGGTCAGCCAGTTATCGTTGAAAACATGGGTGGCGGCGGTGGCGCCATCGCCTCACAAGCAACTGCAAAAGCGCCCGCTGATGGCTATACCCTGATGGTTGCGTATGTTGGCACTCATGGCACCAATCCAGCAGTTCGTCGACTTCCTTATGATGCGATCAAAGATTTCACTCCCATCGGCATGATTGGCGCAACTCCTAATGTCTTAATCATCAACCCTGAGTTGCCGATTAAAAATTTTAAAGAGTTTGTGGACTACGCAAAAAAGAATCCAGCCAAATTAAGTTATGGATCAGCTGGACCAGGAACATTAACTCACCTCGGAATGGAGCAACTGAAGCTTGCCGCTGGCATCTTCATGGTGCACGTACCTTATCGTGGCGTCGGACCTGCCTACACAGACCTTCTAGCTGGACAAACGCAGGCGATGTTGCCAACTCTATTTGCAGCCCTACCCTATATTGATACAAATCGCGTGCGGGGCCTAGCAGTTACTGGCGCTAAGCGCAGTTCAGCCGCCCCCAATATCCCTACCTTTAAAGAGTTGGGCTTTAGCGGTTTTGATGGTCAGCAATGGTATGGAATTGTTGGACCTGCAAATCTACCACCGGCCATTGTTAGCAAACTGAATACTGAGCTGAATAAAGTGCTGGCCTTACATGACTTCTCAGAAAAGATGACAAGCGAAGCAATGACCTTAATGCCAATGTCTCCAAACCAATTCTCAAATTACATCAAAGAAGATATTGCACGCTGGGCTAAAGTTGCCAAAGATCGTCACATTGAACTTGAATAA
- a CDS encoding MmgE/PrpD family protein, translated as MSHAIAAAADLNAPPVTKILAEFVTSHPSQGWTPEVDHEAHRTFLNWLGCAIGAANHESVESSLAAIREFQPAPQASILGRKDKVDMGGAALINGISSHTFDFDDTHLKTVIHPAGPVASAILALGEHTNANGRQIIDSLVLGIDVACRVGNAMYPDHYHRGWHITGSTGMLGSAAACSRLMGLDLQKTTMALGIAASQPVGMREQFGTMTKPFHPGGAARAGQLSALLAKHGFTASPKALEAGRGYMQTVSTKNDWTEIDRALGKSFEISLNTYKPFACGIVIHPAIDACAQLRAQGVKAEDVERIELRVHPLVLELTGKKTPKDGLEGKFSVYHGCAVGLIFGQAGEGEYADDIVNRPDVVALRAKVNATTDTSISEASVDVKAILKDGKEVHIFVKNAIGSVENPMSDANLEQKFTSLAEPIIGKEKTRQLISALWKLGQASDLKQILNLCTPD; from the coding sequence ATGTCTCACGCTATCGCTGCAGCAGCCGATTTAAATGCGCCACCAGTTACAAAGATTCTGGCAGAGTTTGTCACCTCACATCCCAGCCAAGGCTGGACACCAGAAGTGGATCACGAAGCGCATCGCACTTTTTTAAACTGGCTTGGCTGCGCAATTGGTGCAGCTAACCATGAAAGCGTTGAGTCTTCATTAGCCGCTATTCGTGAATTTCAGCCAGCGCCGCAAGCCAGCATCCTCGGACGTAAAGATAAAGTTGATATGGGTGGCGCTGCTCTGATTAATGGCATTAGTTCCCATACTTTTGACTTTGATGACACTCACTTAAAGACGGTGATTCATCCTGCGGGCCCAGTCGCTTCAGCAATCTTGGCTTTGGGCGAACACACCAATGCCAATGGTCGCCAAATTATTGACTCCTTAGTTTTAGGTATCGATGTTGCATGCCGTGTTGGCAATGCTATGTACCCTGACCACTACCATCGCGGTTGGCATATCACCGGCTCAACCGGCATGTTGGGCTCTGCTGCGGCTTGTTCACGCTTAATGGGTCTTGATCTTCAAAAAACAACTATGGCACTCGGTATTGCCGCTTCACAGCCAGTTGGCATGCGCGAGCAATTTGGCACGATGACTAAGCCCTTTCATCCAGGTGGTGCTGCACGTGCTGGTCAACTCTCTGCGTTACTAGCAAAACATGGTTTCACAGCCAGCCCTAAAGCACTTGAAGCAGGTCGCGGTTATATGCAAACTGTTTCTACCAAGAATGACTGGACAGAAATTGATCGCGCCCTGGGTAAATCATTTGAGATCTCTTTAAATACCTATAAACCATTTGCTTGTGGCATCGTGATTCACCCTGCGATTGATGCATGCGCACAGTTACGCGCACAGGGCGTCAAGGCTGAGGACGTAGAGCGTATCGAATTGCGCGTTCACCCACTCGTTCTAGAGCTTACTGGCAAGAAAACCCCTAAGGATGGTCTTGAGGGCAAATTTAGCGTCTACCATGGTTGTGCTGTTGGACTCATCTTTGGTCAAGCTGGTGAAGGCGAGTATGCGGATGACATCGTGAACCGTCCCGATGTTGTGGCATTGCGCGCTAAGGTGAACGCCACTACCGATACCTCTATTAGTGAAGCTTCAGTTGACGTTAAAGCCATCCTAAAAGACGGTAAAGAAGTACATATTTTTGTGAAGAATGCGATTGGTTCTGTAGAAAACCCAATGAGCGATGCCAATTTGGAACAGAAATTCACTAGCTTGGCAGAACCGATTATTGGCAAAGAGAAAACTCGTCAACTAATTTCCGCTCTATGGAAATTAGGCCAAGCCTCTGATCTCAAGCAGATCTTGAACCTTTGCACACCCGACTAA
- a CDS encoding D-2-hydroxyacid dehydrogenase family protein — protein MASLPNIVILGDYERALRRFSNWEKLEKQANLTFHHEPLRDEALYEAVKDADAIAIVRDRSPFNEAMIARLPKLKFLMFTGERNGTLDAAALVARNIPIACSPGGPSKETTAELTWALILGASKRLIEENKLIASGGWRDHLSVLPMLSGERLGIMGLGAIGSRVARVGAAFGMEVVAWSPRMTPERAAAENAKAVSLDELLSTSKVVSMHLVAGPGTKGLISADQLALMRPDSILVNTSRAALINMADLQKALIAGKPGQAAVDVFDIEPLPANDPLRNTPNLLVTPHLGFIAEPIFASFSKGITETLEAWLDNKPLPHPFKPQ, from the coding sequence ATGGCTTCATTACCAAATATCGTCATCCTTGGAGACTACGAGCGTGCTCTGCGTCGCTTCTCCAATTGGGAAAAACTTGAGAAGCAAGCAAATCTCACCTTTCACCATGAGCCACTGCGTGATGAGGCACTTTATGAAGCAGTGAAAGATGCAGATGCAATTGCAATCGTGCGTGATCGCTCTCCATTCAATGAAGCCATGATTGCACGCTTACCGAAGCTGAAATTTTTGATGTTTACAGGTGAACGTAATGGCACTCTCGATGCGGCAGCATTGGTAGCTCGTAACATTCCCATTGCCTGCTCACCTGGCGGTCCATCAAAGGAAACTACAGCAGAATTAACTTGGGCTCTCATTCTTGGCGCATCGAAACGTCTGATTGAAGAAAATAAATTGATTGCATCAGGCGGATGGCGTGATCACCTTTCCGTTCTCCCCATGCTCTCAGGCGAACGCTTAGGCATCATGGGCCTGGGCGCAATTGGTAGTCGCGTAGCACGAGTTGGCGCTGCATTTGGAATGGAAGTCGTTGCTTGGAGTCCTCGTATGACTCCAGAGCGTGCTGCTGCGGAGAATGCTAAAGCAGTCAGTCTTGATGAATTGCTATCAACATCTAAGGTGGTATCCATGCATCTGGTAGCAGGACCTGGAACCAAAGGATTGATTAGTGCCGATCAATTGGCTTTGATGCGCCCTGACTCAATCCTGGTAAACACTTCACGTGCAGCCCTGATCAATATGGCTGATCTACAAAAAGCGTTGATTGCAGGCAAGCCAGGTCAAGCAGCTGTCGATGTATTTGATATTGAACCTCTTCCAGCAAATGATCCTTTACGCAACACACCGAATCTGTTGGTTACACCCCATTTAGGATTTATTGCAGAACCGATCTTTGCTAGCTTCTCCAAGGGCATTACCGAAACTTTAGAAGCATGGTTGGACAACAAGCCATTGCCTCACCCATTTAAGCCACAGTAA
- a CDS encoding chromate transporter, producing MKTLTPLELFISFSKIGMSGFGGVLPWARRTLVERDKILTSEEFSAILGICQIVPGPNIVNLAVCIGSRFGGARGALAAVLGLTLGPISIVMLLAVLYEHYSYLDSVKGVLRGISAVGVGLIASTGFKMLKDEFRYPAMFIVVIVTILAASYFHLGLGWVVLISSPLALVLAWKKAHSE from the coding sequence TTGAAAACACTCACGCCGCTCGAACTCTTTATTAGCTTTAGCAAAATTGGCATGTCCGGGTTCGGCGGGGTCCTTCCTTGGGCCAGAAGAACCCTGGTAGAGCGCGACAAGATTTTGACCTCTGAGGAATTTAGCGCCATCCTAGGTATCTGCCAAATTGTTCCAGGACCTAATATCGTGAATCTCGCAGTTTGTATTGGCTCTCGTTTTGGTGGCGCTAGAGGTGCACTTGCTGCGGTACTAGGTCTCACCTTGGGACCAATTTCTATTGTGATGTTGTTAGCGGTTTTATACGAGCACTACAGCTATTTGGACTCAGTTAAAGGAGTGCTCCGTGGAATATCTGCAGTAGGTGTAGGCCTGATTGCATCTACGGGTTTCAAAATGCTCAAGGATGAGTTTCGTTATCCAGCAATGTTCATTGTTGTCATCGTCACCATACTAGCTGCGAGCTATTTCCATCTTGGTTTAGGTTGGGTCGTCCTAATCTCTTCACCATTAGCCTTGGTCTTAGCCTGGAAGAAAGCCCACTCAGAATGA